In Oceanobacillus sp. FSL K6-2867, one DNA window encodes the following:
- a CDS encoding CBS domain-containing protein, which translates to MSTLQEIMTEDVVTAKPNDDLLTLAKEMERNDVGFLPILDDKFLGVVTDRDIVVKGLAKDSDYSNVEAQQIMTEKVVTGYSNMEVEEASRLMQSHQISRLMVVDNDQLKGIVSLGDMAITGKDRTEKAAEDALNKIKKPSH; encoded by the coding sequence ATGTCAACACTTCAAGAAATAATGACGGAAGATGTCGTAACTGCTAAGCCAAATGATGATCTGCTAACATTGGCAAAGGAAATGGAAAGAAACGATGTAGGTTTTCTGCCGATTCTAGATGACAAATTTCTAGGTGTAGTTACGGACAGGGATATTGTAGTTAAAGGTCTAGCAAAGGATTCTGATTACAGTAATGTGGAAGCACAGCAAATTATGACAGAGAAGGTTGTTACGGGCTATTCAAATATGGAGGTGGAGGAAGCATCCCGACTTATGCAAAGTCATCAAATTTCCCGTCTGATGGTAGTGGATAATGACCAACTAAAAGGTATCGTTTCATTAGGTGATATGGCCATAACTGGTAAAGACCGTACCGAAAAGGCTGCAGAAGATGCATTAAATAAAATTAAGAAGCCCAGCCATTAA